Proteins encoded within one genomic window of Calditrichota bacterium:
- a CDS encoding sigma-54-dependent Fis family transcriptional regulator, protein MEEPVRVLIADDNRNLRLQLRDIAEEAGYQVEEAADGEEALSRLSDAEFDLLLLDLQMPKLSGLQVLERAKGLAHPPEVLIVTDYATVDAAVQATRLGAFDFIERDTVERRLPVSMRNALQKRQIERENQRLRSLRDPGELLGSSAAMAELRQRIAQVAKTDSTVLILGESGSGKELVARALHRQSPRAGKPFVVVNCSALSETLLESELFGHVKGAFTGAHFAKKGLFEYADSGTIFLDEIGDMSPAAQTKVLRVLEYGDVHKVGSLDSIRVNVRILAATNRQLEQDVANGCFREDLYYRLKVVVLRVPPLREHPEDIPLLANHFLRTFCELNRRPPATLAPEALQLLSQYHWPNNVRELRNLMERVSILCSSEVVNAWELDQVWEKEEGGGPESLFRGQIMPLAEAWRQFERAYIRRALVACRGNVSETARLLQINRSHLHVKMRELGVGLFSRE, encoded by the coding sequence ATGGAAGAACCCGTTCGCGTCTTGATCGCTGACGACAACCGCAACCTTCGCCTGCAGCTGCGTGACATCGCCGAGGAGGCCGGCTACCAGGTAGAAGAGGCAGCCGACGGCGAAGAGGCGCTCAGCCGGCTGTCCGACGCCGAGTTCGACCTGCTGCTGCTCGACCTGCAAATGCCCAAGCTCTCCGGCCTGCAGGTGCTGGAACGTGCCAAAGGCCTGGCTCACCCCCCGGAAGTGCTGATCGTCACCGACTATGCCACGGTCGACGCTGCTGTGCAGGCAACGCGCCTGGGGGCGTTCGACTTTATCGAGCGCGACACCGTGGAGCGGCGCCTGCCAGTGAGCATGCGCAATGCGTTGCAGAAGCGGCAGATAGAGCGTGAAAACCAGCGGCTGCGCAGCCTTCGCGACCCCGGCGAGCTACTGGGCAGCAGTGCCGCAATGGCCGAACTGCGCCAGCGCATAGCCCAGGTGGCCAAGACCGACAGCACCGTGCTCATTCTCGGCGAGAGCGGCTCGGGCAAGGAGCTGGTGGCGCGAGCCCTGCATCGGCAGAGTCCGCGCGCCGGCAAGCCGTTTGTGGTGGTCAACTGCAGTGCACTGAGCGAGACGCTATTGGAGAGCGAGCTTTTCGGGCATGTGAAAGGGGCCTTCACCGGAGCGCACTTCGCCAAGAAGGGCCTGTTCGAATACGCCGACTCTGGCACCATCTTCCTCGATGAGATAGGGGATATGAGTCCGGCTGCCCAGACCAAGGTGTTGCGCGTGTTAGAGTACGGGGACGTGCACAAGGTGGGCTCCTTGGACAGCATCCGCGTGAACGTCCGCATCCTGGCCGCTACTAACCGCCAGTTGGAACAAGATGTTGCCAATGGGTGTTTCCGAGAAGACCTCTACTATAGGCTCAAAGTGGTCGTCCTGCGCGTTCCCCCTTTGCGCGAGCACCCGGAGGACATCCCCCTCCTGGCAAATCACTTCCTGCGCACCTTCTGCGAGCTGAACCGCCGCCCGCCTGCGACACTTGCCCCCGAGGCGTTGCAGCTTCTCTCCCAGTACCATTGGCCCAACAATGTGCGCGAATTGCGCAATCTCATGGAGAGGGTATCGATCCTGTGCAGTTCTGAGGTAGTGAACGCCTGGGAGCTTGACCAGGTGTGGGAAAAAGAGGAAGGCGGTGGACCCGAGTCGCTGTTCCGCGGCCAGATTATGCCGCTTGCGGAGGCCTGGCGCCAGTTCGAGCGCGCCTACATCCGGCGGGCCTTGGTCGCCTGCCGCGGCAACGTCAGCGAAACCGCCCGGCTCTTGCAGATCAACAGGAGTCATTTGCATGTGAAGATGAGGGAATTGGGGGTGGGGTTGTTCTCCCGGGAATAG